The DNA segment ATCGGTAGAAAAAGAAAAGAAGAAGGAGAACTCCTATGCATTGGGGAGCGTTCCTTCTTCTTTTTAGGTGTGTACACTTATAGCGAACGGCGGGGAAGAACCATTTGGATGCCTGCTTTCTTCTTGTGTTCCTTCTTCCAGCATCCGAAAGTGGTTTAGAGTTATTATGTGCGATTGCACTTTTTTCACTCATTATACGTTACCAGCCTGACTATGTGATTTCCTGTATCACGCATCAAAGTGCTTCTTGGTTTTTAATTTCGGAAGCTTTTTTTCTATTGTCTCCTCGTCATCGACACCGTATTTATCCATATACTGTTCAATCATTTGACTAAAGCCCTCTAACTGATTCTCATCGAGATTCTCCAGAAACAGATAAAAATCCTCTTCACTCATGCCTGCCAATGTATTCAGCATTTCAAAGTCATGGTGGATATCTTCCTCCAGAATAGCCTTTTGTGCTTCACTCATAAAATCCTCAATATTAAGGCGCATTGAAAGATCTTCACATAGACCGCTGAGCATCTGCGCTAGATTATCGTTATTTACAATCAGATTGATGATACCGCCATATTCGTCAATGAATCCGCAGACAAGGGATACAACATTGGCATTCAATGCTTCATAGCTGTGATAGCTTTCATCATCCAGAGGTACTTTGAGCTCATAATCATCATTTTCCATTGTCAGATACAGCGGCAGGCGTATATCATTGAATTCACTGGCAACATCCGCAATCAGATCAACATACAGCTTTTCTATTATTTTCTTCTTCTTTTTCAGTGCCTCAGCCTGAGCGGCATGCAGGTGAATCGTGATACTGTCATTTACCATGCCGATATCGGGATAGGTGATTTGCAGCGTACCGTCTTTCTTCCATACGCCCAAAAGCATATGCCCATCCTCATAATCCGGAAGATTGTTATGTCCGCATTCCTGCAGGATATCCAGAAAGTCATGCAGATCAGAGGCTACCATATAGGCGGTATCATCATCCGGATCGAGTGGCAGATAGCCTGTACGCATGATTTTTACGATACACTGTCCATCGTCACTAACCCAGCCCTCTCCCTGCTGGAATCCCTGATCCAGACAAATAATGCTGATTCCATTGGCATACAGGTTATATCCCGGCAAAGCAGGGGTGCTTTCCACGCCGCGCATATAGTCTGTTTCATTTTCATATAGCTGCATATTATAGCCCTGTTCGTATTGAGCAATCACAAGCACCTTTCTTGTTTCCTGATTATCTGCGACCATAAGACTCATACCGGGAAGCTCCATATTGTCAAGCTGATCAATAAAACTGGCAAGCGCTTCATTCAACACCATGCCTGCCTCCTGGCTCAAACTAAAGTACATATCCTCCTGTGCTATGGAGGACAGTTGTTCACGAACGGTACGCGTATCAAAAGGGATATGCTGCATTTCCAGCCATTTCTTCATACTTTCATGATCCTCATGTGTCTCATCCTGAGCAATCGCAACAATTTCCTGATAGCCCCACACATTCCCGGCATCTTCGGCAAGATTGTCCTGCTTCCATTTTAACAGCTTTATTTCAGAGGCTGCTTCCTCACTCTCTTTTTCCACTGTGATGAGATGCTCCCAATTATCTCCGTAATCATAGGTATATACAAGCTTTAGCTGTTCTGTCAAATATGTATACAGCGGGGTATCCATATCCCTGACGTCAGTATTGCAATCAAAGGATTGTCCCTCACAGTCATCACAGATGATTCTCACTTTTTTCTTTGCGATGTAGAAATCGTATAAATGATAATCCATCCATCCAAAAAGATATTGGATTGCTTCATGTAAATTTTGGAATGTCATATCTGCCGGAATCCATATACGGCGCCACACAGGAGGGGACGTATTTTTTAGGGTGATTTTTAGCTGATAGCCTTTCATCGTATACCACCTTCCTTTGTTTCCATTGTATCATGTTTTTCACGGCTTTCACGCAAATTGCGCAGATTTTTACATATGCTGCTAGTATTTTAAGGAGGATATACATAGGAAATCCGAAAGTGGCATACATGAGCCGGCTAAGGTCGTGAACACAGATGCGCTGCCTGGCTTTTTGCACATGTAGAAGGGAGTGCAACAGCGTGCTTGTGCAGAAGCTACAGGCAGCAGGTCATGACCTGAGCATAGTATAAAAAAAAGAAGGATTTCTGGCAAGCGGGCGTATTTGCTTTTGACAGGTCGCTGGCGCATGCAATATGCATTTGTGTTAAACAGAGAGGGGATAAGGCAGTGCAGGATACCGATAAAGAAAAGATGCTTCCTTTTTTGTGGCATGTAAAAACGAAAAAACGCGCAGCTTTCACGCAGCTTACCTCAGCAGCCATCAGAACTGCTAAAATGCGTATCATGCTGTAATACTTCTGTGAAAAACACAGGCCTGTATATGGGGATCTGTTGGTCGGTTGGATTTAAGGCTTATAAACAAGTCCGCAATATCATGCGATTTACCGTCTGTGGTATTGCTAGCAAGGCGTTGAGGTTTACGCATAAGATAATCTATAGTATAATGCGGTTCATACAGACAAGGAGTGAACGTATGATGAAGGTTTATATAGCAGGCTCTCTGTTCAATGAGGCTGAGGCTGCACAGCGTAAAAAAGAGGGTGCTGTTCTGCGAAGAGAATTTCCGCAGCTGGAAATATTCAATCCCATTGACCAGCCGTTTAATGAAAACAAGCAATCACTTCCAACACCGGAAATGATTTATGAAGGAGATACAAAGGCAGTCGAAGAATGCGATATTTTTATAGCGGATCTGACAAACGAGGATGCGGGTGTCATGGTGGAGCTTGGCATCGCAATCAAGACGAATACGAGCATCATTATCGGTATCAACAGCGATATCCGTCTATGCTCCGCAAACCGATACGATGTTCCGACTATCGGTATGAATCATTATGTGCTGGGGGCAATTTTGAAGCACGGATATTTTGTGCGCAGCTTTGATGAGGCAGTGGAAAAGCTGAGGGAGCTATTAAAGGCAGCACAGTGACCAGTCGTATATGAAAAAAGGAAATCCTATAGCATGATAAGGTGCATGGATTTCCTTTTTGTATGTATCAGTAAAGTCTTGTGAGTTTATTATAATCGCATTTCACTCAGTAATCTATGCTGTATACTTCTTTCTGATAAAATAAGACTGCTTTCTTTTTACGGGTTCTTACTTGTTTTAGGTATTTCTGCCCAGAGCACTACCATAGAACCTGTCTGCTTTCGGTGATTGCAGGTCTTTCCTGCAGGTATGAAGTCTTTAATATGCCAGTCTGTGAATTTTTACCTTGCTCTGCTTTCTTTTGAATTTCCTTATTGTAAACTTCAGCCTCTTGTGAAATCTATGATAAGGCAGTATGTATTTTATAATTCCTCACGGATAAACAGATGCTCCTGTGGAAATGGCTGACTTTTAAGCTGTTTTACCATCATGCAGGTTTCCTGCTTACTGCGGCCCTCCACCTGTGCCTCTGCATCCAGATCGACATAGACTGTTTTTTCTTTCTGTGCAAAATGCTGCATCATATGCTGCAGGACTTCCTCATCTGTATAGATACATTCACGGATATGAAGCTCCTCAGCTGTTTCATCCTGTACAATATATCCCTTAGGCTGGTCATTCTCCATATAGACACGGACTTTCTGCTTCCATATCGCTGCATTGGGAAGAAACTGATTCTTATAATACGCCAGATCACGATGCCGCCAGCCGTTTTTATGCTCGCAGAACTGCAGGTACAGGGATAAGAGCACCTGTGCATCCTCTGCCTCCTTCCATGTGCCGACCATTGCACCGTTCCCCTGTTTTTTCAGCTTCCAGCATACGCGATGATATTGCTCGACAAAGCCAAAGCCCTTATACAAATCCCAGTTATAGGCCTGCAGCAGTACAAACGGTGCTTGCTCCTGAACCATATGCAATGCATACCGCATCAGCATGCCCATATAGCCGCAGCCCTCATATTCCGGATTAGTGGCAACCCCTACAACAAATGGTACACGGACATCCTTTCCATCTAGGACGATTGTCATGGGACGAAGCTGCAGCATACAAATCAGCTCCTCCTCACTTACCAGCAGCAGACAATCCTCCTCATGATAGAGGCGCTCAAAATAAAACTGCGTGCTTTCTGCCGTTTCCTCCTGAAACTGCTGTTCCCATAAGGCACGGATTTTCTCTGCCCAGGAAGCATCCGCCTGCTGTATGCGCAGTGTCTGGTGTGCACTTCCGAATTTCTGAATTTTACATACCGGCTGCATATCTGTTTTTGCCTTGCGAAGCTTCGGCAGTCCCATATCATCCTCACGGTTGACATACACGATGTCCTCCTCCAGAGTTTCAAGAAACAGCTTTAAAATCGCGATATACAATCCGCGGATTTCACGATTCGCTTTTTCCACATGAATCTGAATCATATCCTTTGATAGCCGGGATGCGATGTTGAATGCCTCCAGCCTGCCATCGATATAAATACAGCCACCCTCAATCGGCAGCTCCTGCAAATGCTCCAGTAATACATGAATGCCGGTATCCTCTGCGGATATGCTGTCATCCGCATCCTTGAGGGATTGCCAATAGCGCAGAAAAGCATACACATCCTCCCTGGTGCTTTCATCGAGCTTCCGGTACACAAAGCGGCCTTCATACTGCTTTAAAAAGGCATGGAAATGATTTCTGCGCTTCTGCATCTTCTTGCCGGACAGGGTTTCCTGCTGTTTTCGGTCGTATACATAATCTCTTGCGTCATAGCAGTCCCATACAAGAAATTCCATCGGATAGGAATCCATCAGCCAATTCTTAAATTCCTTAGTCATAGAATGAATTTCAAAGGCGATGGCATGTTCCTGGGAATAGGATCGGATTGCATCAACGGCTTCATTGCGATGTTCTTTCCTGCAATAGGGCATCAGCCATACCGGTTCACGGCCTGGCATACAGGTATAAGCGATGGCATAATTCGGGTGTGTTTCAAAATGGACTTCATACATGCTGGCCCACATCAGCATTGTCATCGTATTGGAATTGTATTCATGATAATCGGCAAGTGCTGTATACGGCTGCAGCTCCTGCCAGTTTTCCAGTGTTAGTTTTTTCATAGTACCTCGCTTTTCCTGTTCATTATAGGACCAGAACATGAAATTTTCAAGATGTTTGCACAAGGAATCGTTACCTGTCCGTCTTACAGCGGGAAAGCCGCATGGCATCGTAACGAGGGCATCCATCTTCTTTTATGTTGAAGCGGATGTTTCAGGATATGCATGCAGCTGTGATTTATATCATATAAACGTGATATATGTGTGATAAAACATTCAAGATTTGTTCAAGAAAGAGCCTACTGTATCGCTATTATTCTTTTAAACTATTATGATATATATATAGAATAATTCCAGGCAGTATTTCTACCTGTAAGCATTCACAGGACACTCTTGGATATTATAATTCCTGATTGAGCAGAGAGGAGGAAGCTGTATAAGAGCCTTTTTTAAACAAGTGGCAGTTGGTGTGTTGCTGCGTACGAAGTCAATGCCTTATGGGAACGCTCCTATGTGGAAAACGAAAGAAGGGCTATGATACCAAGCAGGAAAACTGCTGCCGATACGCAGATCCAGCAGATGTGATTTCTGCAGGAAAGCTGCTGTACATGCTTATGGCCTCCGGCTTCAGTATGACAGCTTTATATAAAAAGAGCGTTAAGCAGACCATAGTGTCTTATGACGCTATACACAGATTTTAAAGTGATTGGAAAAGACAGAGCGAGCTGTCGGAAGGGATACGTATATGAAAAGAAAAATGTTAGAAAAAGCAGGTGCATCCTGTATGGCTCTGGCCATGCTGTTTATGCTGAATGGCGGCGTAAACATTCATGCGGAGGAAGAAACGGCTGAAGCATTGCTCACAGCACAGGAAAAAGCGGCTCCAGCAGCATCACTCGATACGACAGGATTGAAGAATGCAGAAGCAACCTTACAGACAGCAGCGGATGGTAAGCTTACCCTGGTTGTCAAGGCGAAGAACGGATATTACTTTGCGGACAGTCCGGTTGCTCGTTGCGATTGTAATTATGTAAGCTTGTTAAGGAAAGGTGATAGTACCGATATGGTTTATAGCTATGATGTGTCTGTATATGGTGCTGTTACCGATCCCTATACAATTACAGTGAAAGGGGAAGCTGCCGTACTGACTTCTTCCAAATTGATTCTGAATACGGATAATTTGAAGAATGCAACCGCCACATTAGAGAAAAATGAAGGTATTACTCCACGGGACAATGTAATTCTTACGCTGAAAGCGGATGAGAAAACAGCATTTGAATCCACTCCGTATGCAATCATTGATGGCGAAAAGCGCGATATGAGAGCGTTTGCCGATGAGAATACAATGTATACCCTCAGTATTATGAATATTCATAAGGACACAACGATTGAAATTTATGGTACAGCAGCTTCTACTGAGCCCAAAGCAACGCTACAGAGTATTAAGGTTACCGGTTATGTAAATGAAGAAATTGCAAGCTACAGCACAATTTCGTTAGAAAACGCGGCATTTCATAAGATTGCGAAAGGTAGCGATATTTCCTCCTGGTTTTTCTCTTTACCGAAAGGAATGCGGGTTATAGCTGCTGACGAGATCAAGGAAGGCAACACAAGTATACAAGTAAAATTCTGTGGAAAACCGACAGAAACCAGCAATGCGATTATTGATATCACCATTGAAGAACAATATATCACCAAGTCCAATGGCGG comes from the Erysipelotrichaceae bacterium 66202529 genome and includes:
- a CDS encoding GNAT family N-acetyltransferase, producing the protein MKKLTLENWQELQPYTALADYHEYNSNTMTMLMWASMYEVHFETHPNYAIAYTCMPGREPVWLMPYCRKEHRNEAVDAIRSYSQEHAIAFEIHSMTKEFKNWLMDSYPMEFLVWDCYDARDYVYDRKQQETLSGKKMQKRRNHFHAFLKQYEGRFVYRKLDESTREDVYAFLRYWQSLKDADDSISAEDTGIHVLLEHLQELPIEGGCIYIDGRLEAFNIASRLSKDMIQIHVEKANREIRGLYIAILKLFLETLEEDIVYVNREDDMGLPKLRKAKTDMQPVCKIQKFGSAHQTLRIQQADASWAEKIRALWEQQFQEETAESTQFYFERLYHEEDCLLLVSEEELICMLQLRPMTIVLDGKDVRVPFVVGVATNPEYEGCGYMGMLMRYALHMVQEQAPFVLLQAYNWDLYKGFGFVEQYHRVCWKLKKQGNGAMVGTWKEAEDAQVLLSLYLQFCEHKNGWRHRDLAYYKNQFLPNAAIWKQKVRVYMENDQPKGYIVQDETAEELHIRECIYTDEEVLQHMMQHFAQKEKTVYVDLDAEAQVEGRSKQETCMMVKQLKSQPFPQEHLFIREEL
- a CDS encoding plasmid pRiA4b ORF-3 family protein, which encodes MKGYQLKITLKNTSPPVWRRIWIPADMTFQNLHEAIQYLFGWMDYHLYDFYIAKKKVRIICDDCEGQSFDCNTDVRDMDTPLYTYLTEQLKLVYTYDYGDNWEHLITVEKESEEAASEIKLLKWKQDNLAEDAGNVWGYQEIVAIAQDETHEDHESMKKWLEMQHIPFDTRTVREQLSSIAQEDMYFSLSQEAGMVLNEALASFIDQLDNMELPGMSLMVADNQETRKVLVIAQYEQGYNMQLYENETDYMRGVESTPALPGYNLYANGISIICLDQGFQQGEGWVSDDGQCIVKIMRTGYLPLDPDDDTAYMVASDLHDFLDILQECGHNNLPDYEDGHMLLGVWKKDGTLQITYPDIGMVNDSITIHLHAAQAEALKKKKKIIEKLYVDLIADVASEFNDIRLPLYLTMENDDYELKVPLDDESYHSYEALNANVVSLVCGFIDEYGGIINLIVNNDNLAQMLSGLCEDLSMRLNIEDFMSEAQKAILEEDIHHDFEMLNTLAGMSEEDFYLFLENLDENQLEGFSQMIEQYMDKYGVDDEETIEKKLPKLKTKKHFDA
- a CDS encoding nucleoside 2-deoxyribosyltransferase — encoded protein: MMKVYIAGSLFNEAEAAQRKKEGAVLRREFPQLEIFNPIDQPFNENKQSLPTPEMIYEGDTKAVEECDIFIADLTNEDAGVMVELGIAIKTNTSIIIGINSDIRLCSANRYDVPTIGMNHYVLGAILKHGYFVRSFDEAVEKLRELLKAAQ